Sequence from the Fragaria vesca subsp. vesca linkage group LG4, FraVesHawaii_1.0, whole genome shotgun sequence genome:
TGATCGATCATCTTACAGTGAGATTGAACTGGCAAATATTCTATGTAAATCATTTGCCGTCCAATCTAGAAGTTTGCCAAATGGCATGGATGCGTACAGAAGGAGTAGTTGATGAACATGATAATAATATTATTTGTGTTTAAGTGAAGTATATGTCGAAAGTCATTGATTTATTTCTAGTTGTTGGTGTAATGGGTTGTTGCAAAGTTCCTAAGAATCTTACAAGTACGGCTTTTCAAACAATCTCCTACACTAGATGTTTCACATTGAAAAGTAATACATGAAATTGTCTTAGATAGTTTATGTTATATAAAATTACGTACTATGAAAAACAGAAGTGCAGAACAGAAAAGTCTTGGTTTTGCACTTAGAATTCTTCTGCCATTCACTAAACTAGAATGAGGTTCAAGTTTTTTAGATGCAAAAGCAGCCTTCATAATGTGCATGGTAATGGAGCTAATGATATTCTCATAGCTCCACTTAAAAGACAGAAAACCTACGTCTGCATATTCGGTATTATTCGCCAACCCATAAGGGCCAAGCCATGAATGGCTTAACCTAATTCTTTGTCCCTTTTTATTCATGATTTAGTGCATGTCTTACAAGATAGAATATGAATATACAAAGCAACTAGTTAAAAAGAAACAAATATTTAACCCCAAGAATTGGAGCCATCCTCTACAGGAAGCTGGAGCAGCATCATTATAGGCTTACAGCATATCATTCTATATAAACTGTGTATTGCTCGAGAGATGAGAAAGGGTTATTTTGAGGAGCAAGATTCAGCATCATAAGTAGGTGAGGCAAACATTATCTATCGTGGAACTGGGATGTGAGTAGTGGTTTGTAATGGCAAGATAGTTTGAGATAATTGTTTTGGACCTAATTGTAGTTTATAGTTGGTGCTCAAACTTATTATAGGGAATTAAGGAGTGGTCAAGCTAATAAACCAGTGTTTACTTGTTTAGTGAGTCAAAACTTTATTTAAATACAAGTGCAACTGATTCCCATGAAGGTAGCTTAAGCTTTGGTTGGTACTCTTGGCCTCCTATACCAACCAAAAAGGAAAGTTAAATCAAGTGGCCAGGAGTATAGAATAGTTGTCACCAAACCAAAGAATCTATAATCCCAGTTCATGCAAGCTTGAATATTCTTTTTAGATGCCATATGTGTATAAAAGAACATTAGGTATTAGTTGTATGAGTACAATGATATGAGATCAAGCTAGCAACAGACAATGATCTTCAACAACAGGCAAAGACAGATTTTCAGAATTTTCTGATACACAGGGTCGCCGTGCAACTGCTATAACACATCCCATTGTCGATTGATATTTCAAAACAATTCAATCGAAATACAAGATAGGCACTCAAAATGATTTTAGCTCTATGTCTCGGAGCTGCTTATTTCCTTACAAGGAAAGCCTCCAACTAAACAACGTCAAATACATAGAACGATGCAATGAAACTTATCAAATTTCAATCCCCAAAGACTTCTTGAACTTTTCAACCTCCAAATATACTGTGGAGTAGGGGAGGTATTCTTGGAAATATGATTTGCTCAGATCATTTATGGCAACAGCAAGTTTGGGGATCTCCAAGGTCTCTTCATGTGTCAGAGTTCGGACAAACTTTGCTGGATTTCCAGCCCAAAGTTCACCAGTTGGTATTCTCCTCCCCGGTGGAACCACAGAACCGGCTTCAAGGATAGAATGGGTCTCCACCAACGAACCTTCCATAAGAATGGAATGCTGCCCAATAATGCATTCTGGCTCAATTGTGCAAGACCGCAACAGACTGTATGCACCAATAGTGACAAACCTCTCAATGGATGTCTCTGCTGGAAGTCCTGAGAAAGTGAAATAGGTTGCATATTA
This genomic interval carries:
- the LOC101314174 gene encoding gamma carbonic anhydrase-like 2, mitochondrial-like — protein: MAALARISRQALSSVAPSSQAAFLHRALATEAAKAVTPSPDRVKWDYRGQRKIIPLGQWLPKIAVDAFVAPNVVLAGQVTVNDGASVWPGSVLRGDLNKITVGFCSNVQERCVLHAAWSSPTGLPAETSIERFVTIGAYSLLRSCTIEPECIIGQHSILMEGSLVETHSILEAGSVVPPGRRIPTGELWAGNPAKFVRTLTHEETLEIPKLAVAINDLSKSYFQEYLPYSTVYLEVEKFKKSLGIEI